The DNA sequence ggggTCAGGGTGCCCAGGGGGCAGGGTGCCCATGGGGCAGGGGTCAGGGTGCCCATGGGGCAggggtctatggggcaggggTCAGGGTGCCCATGGGGCAGGGTGCCCATGGGGCAGGGGTGTATGGGGCAGGGGGTCAGGGTGCCCATGGGGCAGGGGTCTATGGGGCAGGGCTCAGGGTGCCCATGGGGCAGAGGTCTATGGGGCAGGGCTCAGGGTGCCCATGGGGCAGGGTGCCCATGGGGCAggggtctatggggcagggggtcagggtgcccatggggcaggggtctatggggcagggctcagggtgcccatggggcaggggccccggcccggcccggcccgcacccACCTGGGTTCATGgtcccggcgcggcgcccggcggcggcggagcggcccgGGGGCTCGGCGCGGTGGGAGCCGCCGGTGTGGgtccgcccggcccccgccccggtccggccccggtcccggcccggcccccggcccccggcccctgccccggtCCCGGTCCGGCCCCGCCAGGAAGAGGAGGGGGCAGCGCGGGCGCCTCCCCCGCGCATGCGcacggcggcgggggcagccctggggatcccgatcccggcgtgccccgcgcgcggcccggggggcgggggcggcgccgggggatactgggagcactggggagcgCCCTGGGGgcgctggggggtgctgggagcgCTGGGGAGCACACTGGGGGCGCTGGGGGATACTGGGGAGCACACTgcggggctgctggggagcacactgggggcactggggggcagcACTGGGGGATACTGAGAGCACTGGGGGCAGCACTGGGGGGCTCTAggggatactgggagcactggggggctgctggggagcaCACTGGAGGCACTGGGGTATAatgggggatactgggagcactggggagcacactgggagcactggggggctgctggggaggacactgggggatactgggagcactgggggctgctggggaggacactggggggaactgggggatactgggagcactgggggactGCTGGGGAggacactggggggcactgggggatactgggagcactgggggctgctggggagcacactggggggaactgggaatactgggagcactggggggctgctggggagcacactggggggcactggggggctgctcgGGAGCATACTGAGGGCAGTGGgtggtactgggagcactgggactggactgggggaccctggggggcggcactgggggatactgggaacGCTGGGGTTGGCCtgggggcagcactgggggcaccTCGCCCCTGCGCCTCCCCCTCCCTgcgaggcggcgcggcccctttaagggcgcggcgggaggggcgCGGCGTcacgcggggcggggcggggggcggggccctgTTTCCAGCCGTTGCATCATCCGCCCGCATGACTCACCCTCGGGGGCGCGTGACCCGGCGGGCGCCGCTTCCGCCGGCGacgcggcggcgcgcgcgcgcgctcccccaggccccgccccgccggccccgccccgcccgctcccattggcccgcgccgcccgcggcgTCACGGCGCGGCGGGCGCCCATTGGCCGCGGCTGGCGCAAGCGTTGCGTCATGCGGCGGCCGTTAaaaggggcggcgggggcgcgggcggcggcgcagcgggaGCGGAGCAGCGCGGGGAAGATGCGGGCGAGGATGAGCCGGGGGCAGCGCACGGGCCggagccgcggggagccggggccgcgcaggaaggtgcggaggggccgcccgcgcccgggggggcgggcccggcccggggggggcggccccggaagggtccccctgccccacggaggcccgggccgcgggggggtGGCGCCTGTGGCGTGTCCCTGCCGCCGTAGGGCGCCCGCGCCCCACCGAGGGTCGCTGGCCCCACAAGGGGCGTCTGTGCCCCACAGTGGGTCACTGGCCCCATAGgggggtccccctgccccacaggggcTGCCTGGCCCTATACATCCTATAGGATGTCCCTGCGCCATAGGGGGTGTCCGTGCCCCACAGTGGGTCACTGGCCCCATAGGGGATGTCCGTGCCCCACAGAGGGCCCCTGGCCCCATAGGGGATGTCCGTGCCCCACAGTGGGTCACTGGCCCCATAGGGGATGTCCGTCCCCCACAGTGGGTCACTGGCCCTGCAGGCCATCCATGCCCTATGGGGTCCCTGGCCCTACAGGACATCCATCCCTGGCCCTATAGGGCGTCTGTGCCCCACAGGGGGGGGTCCCTGGCCCTATAGGGCATCTGTGCCCCACAGGGGGGGGTCCCTGGCCCTATAGGGTGTCTGTGCCCCACAGGGGGGGTCCCTGGCCCTATAGGGTGTCTCTGCCCCACAGGGGGGGTCCCTGGCCCTATAGGGTGTCGGTGCCCCATTATAAGGTCAATGGTCCCACAGAGCATCCTTGTCCCTCTAGGGCACAGAACCCCCGTGTGTGCCCTGTGGGGCTCTGCCCTACACGGCTGCAGGTGACCGTGGTGGGGTCACACGTCCCCCCCATCCTCTGAGGGAGGGGctggagcccggacgcctgggtccctgggaaTGGGGGGGCTATAGGTGCAGCCCCAATCCCCCTGCGAGACCCCCACCCCGGGGCTGGTGGTACCGAGGGGGCGGGTGGGGGGTGGGGGCCCCAAACCGCCTCTGatcctgctcctctccctccccaggcatcGAGGAGAAAGTGCGTCTTCATAGACCATCACACCTGAGAGCAGGTaaggggggggccgtggggcacgGCCGTGGGGCACCGCCCTGGAGCCCCCGGGGTCCCGGCAGGGCTCaaccccctccttcccccagcgcGCCCAGCCTGACCCGGTCGTGACGATGGCAGCCGAGTCGCTGCCCGTggcgggagccgccggccccggcgccctgccGGGGTGGGAGCTGGAGGCCTGGTACCAGGACCTGCAGGAGGTGCTGGCGGCCGCCGAGCCCGGCGGGCAgcacccgccgccccggggggccgAGCAGGTgagcggaggggccggggggcggccgggggggcagccgcgccgagggctggctgctcccctccctctgcaggaggggccggcggagctgGTGACGCTCGACGGCGCGGCCCTGCCGTGGggtgacggcggcggcggcggcgagctgGACCCGGCCCTGGCcgcggagctgctggagctgctggggccggagagcgcggcgggcgcggggccggcaccCCCACCGCCGGGCTCGGCCTCCAGCGGGAGCTCCCCGGCGCAGACGGGCACCGAGGACGAggagggggcggccccggggcgcggggcgaaGAGGAAgaggggcggcggcgaggcggggggcCGCGAGGCGGCCAagcggcgggagcgggagcaggccGACGAGCGGCGGGTGCTGGAGCTGACGGCGCACAACGAGCGGCTGCGGGAGGAGATCCAGCGGCTCAGCGCCGAGGTGCAGCGCACGCGGGCCGCCCTCATCGACCGCATCGTGAACCTGCGCCGGGCCTAGGCCCCCGCACGTACAAGGACTCTGCTGCCCCACGGACTTGGGGGGCAGCTACGAACTGGAGGGGCGCTGCCCCACCGGCACAGACTGATGCCACGGGGAGGGCGCCGCTTCCACGCGTTATTGTAcagtttttgcattttattacaCGCATGTAAcccccggcgcggctcggcgTGGTCTGGCGCGggggagccggcgcgggggcTACTTCTTCCGCTTGCCCTTGGGCACGGGGACGTCGGGGCTCTTGCCCTCGGCCAGCGCCAGCTGCTTCTTCAGCTCCAGCAGTTTGGCCACCTCCGCGTCCACCAGCACCTTCTCGGCCTTGCTGGCCTTCAGCTGCCGCACGTGGGTGCCCTGGGGcgagggaggggggtgagaggggagccgggggggcgaGGTAATGACCGGGGGGGCAAGATGGGGCAGCTCCCTCCCCCTCACCTGCTTGGCCACCTGCTCCATCAGCTCCTGGATCAGCTGGGGGTCCCCCGGAGCGGGGGGCGTCCCGGAGGCCGGAGCTGGAGGGGCCCCCGAGGCCGGGGGTGGCGGTTTGGCCTGCAAAGAGACAAAGGGGTgagcgggggggcagcgcccgggggcgggggggtcaccGCCGTGCCAGGGAGTTACCTGGGATGCTACCGCGAGGTCTTCGggctgggaaaggaaggaaagagagagcgAGTGAAGAGGGACAcggaggaaaggcagaggaggcaggagggagccgaggcagaggagccgggggggccggagcccccACTCACCTGCCCTCCCCCGAAGCGCTTGCGCAGGGCTTCGACCTGGTCCTGCTCCAGCCTCTGGAAGAGGGGGCTCACCTGGGGGCAGGGAGCGGAGGGGTCAGCCCTCGCCTGGGGggcccccgcggtgccgggggggggggggcagcccgcgTCCCCCTGCGCCTACCGTGCCCACGCGGTGCCCGGCGGGCAGCGTGCAGGGGAAGTCGTGGCCCAGGACGAAGCAGCCCGGCGGGATGCGGAGCTGCGCCTGGATGGCCGCGCTGACGCCGGGCATGTAGGGCTGCGCCATGACGGCCAGCAGCGAGGCCATGTTCACCGCCACGGCCGTCACCGTGCCCGCGcgctgcctggggggggggggggggggaaaccctcCGTCagcgccggctcccggccccgcacccccgccccggccccccgtcTCCCTACCTGTCCTCTTCGCCCCCCTTGATCCGCTTCCAGGGCTCGTTCACCTGGATGTACTGGTTGCCGTGGCGGGAGATGGTGAGGATGCAGCGCAGGGCGTCGCGGATGCTggcggggcagagggaggctgaGCGGCTGCAGGGGggtggtgtccccccccccgggcccccccgcctcccccccagCCACGCACCGGactttctccagcagctggtggTACTGGCGCAGCTCCAGGGTGACGCGGGCCAAGAGCCGCTTGTCGTCGGCCGTCAGGACCATGGCGGGGACGGTGCCGCCAAAGAACTTGCAGACGAACATCCCGGCCCTGGGGGCGGAGGGGCAGCAGTGAGtgcgggatggggacggggacggggacagggacggtcCCCCGCCCCGTGCCACCTCCAGGCCAGCCCGGTACCTGTTGATGAAGTTGCCCAGGTTGTTGAGGAGCTCCGAGTTGTTCTTGAGCATGAGGTCGCCCCAGGAGAAAGCGCTGTCCTGCCCCTCGGGCCGCAGGTAGAGCAGGTAGAAGCGCCAGACGTCGGCGGGGATGCCCGTGTCCTTGGCCATGTCCCCGAACACCCCCACGCCCCGGCTCTTGGAGAACTTCCCGTCCTCGTAGTTCAGGTACTCTGGGAAGGCAGGAGacgcccgggggggcccaggcctGGATCAGGCCCCCCCCAGGcaggggcagcctggcagcacggCTGGAGGGTCGGAGCCCCGCGCTGAGCTCGAGAGGGTTTCCGAGCCGAGGGAAGGAACGTGGCCTCGTGCCCCCACGGGGAAACGTGgagccccccccgagcccccccagccccgcgagCCGCCGGTACCTGTGGCGATGAGGTGGTTCACCAGGGTGTAGTTGTCGTCAGCCCCCAGGAGCGAGCAGGGGAAGACGACGCTGTGGAAGGGGACGTTGTCCTTGGCCATGAAGTTGTACAGCTCAACCTGACGGACGGGGAGGGGGCGTGAACAGGCGGCCCCTTCCCCGagctggggagggaaaggggcagccgggctccgcgccccccccgcggcagcgCTGGGCTCTCACCTGCTGTGCGTTCTTCCACCACCGCTCCCACTGGTCCGTGTAGTTGGCCGTGATGGACAAGTAGCCGATGGGAGCGTCGAACCACACGTAAAACACCTAACGGGGGGACGATCTGTGAGCGGGGGACCCCCGGGCAGGGCAGGATGAGGCCCGAAATGGCCACCGGGGACCCACCTTGTCACGGAAGCCGTCGAGGGGCACCGGCGTGCCCCACTTGAGGTCGCGGGTGATGCAGCGGGGCTTGAGCCCGTCCCGGATCCAGGAGCGGGTGATGTAGCGAGCGTTGGCCGTCCAGTCCCCCGTGCTCCAGGACTGCTCCAGCCACGACTCCAGCCGCTCCTCCAGCTGCGGGGGACACGCCGGGGCGGTCAGCGGCGCCGGGGAcagccccgtcccctccccgcgccccagGGCCGGCGCTCGCCTTGGGCAGGTCCAGGAAGAGGTGCTGCGTGGGTCTCACCACGGGGACGCCCCTGCAGAGCTTGCACTGCGGCCTCTGCGGGTGCAGAGACGTGTCACAGCGGACGCGGGACGGGGCTGGAGCAGCCCGGACGGGGCAGGGGGGCTCCAGCGGGACCCCGTCCCACCTTCAGCTCCACGGCGTTGATGAGCTTGCCGCACTTGTCGCACTGGTCCCCCCGGGCCTCCTCGTAGCTGCAGAAGGGGCAGATGCCCTCCACAAAGCGGTCGGCCAGGAACCGCTGGCATCCCTCGCACCGCAGCTGCTCCACCGTGTCCTGCAGCAGGAAGCCGCGGGCCAGCAGGCGCTGGAAGATGTCCTGGGCGATCCTGGGGGCCGGGCacggagaggaagggaagggggacCACCGCCATCAGCCGGGAGACCCTGGAGAGCGCCCTGGGGCATCCTCAGGCGAGCGGGAAGGGGCTCCCCGGCACGggcccccgcgccagccccccCGGGGATGCTCACGCGGTCTGCTGAGGCGTGGTGGTGCGGCCGAAGTAGTCGAAGGAAATGTCGAACCAGCGGTAGATGTCGGCGTGGATGGCGTTGTACTTGTCGCAGATCTCCTGGGGCGTCAGCCCCTCCTCCACCGCCTTGGTCTCCGTGGCCGTGCCGTACTCGTCCGTGCCGCACACGTACAGCGTGTTCCAGTTGCGCAGGCGGCAGTacctgcgggcggggggggcctgTGACACCCGCGCGGGCctcgggggcggcccggccccccggcagcctcccccggccccccggcagccTCCCCCGGCCGCGGTCTCACCTGGCGAACGTGTCGGCGCTGAGGACGCAGCCGATGATGTTGCCGAGGTGGGGCACGTTGTTCACGTAGGGCAGGGCGCTGGTGATGAGGACGTTCCTCCTGCCCTCCACGGGCAGCCTGGCGCGGGGGCGGCAGTCAGGGAGGGCGCcggggccctgccgccccggcACGGAGCGGCGGCAGCCGGAAggcccctccagggctgctcgGGGCCCCGGGACGGCCCAGCCCCAGCGTCGCCCGGGCACTCACACGGGTTTCTGGGGCTGCCAAGGCTCGGGCAGCGCCGCAGCACCGCGGGCCCAGGCAGCCGCGGCGGCCGCGATCTCCTCCTCCGTCAGGGCACGCTCCgaagcctcctcctcctgcagggaaGGCGGCTGGTGAGCGCGGGGGCAGCTCGCCCCGGGCAGGCTCCGCGAGGGCTGGGGCCGCACCTCGGGCTCGTTGCTGGTGGGTCTCTCCACGGCCAGGCAGGGCGGAGGCTGCTTCTGCAGGTAGGACTTGAACTCCAGCAGCCCCTCGGGCACCAGCACCGAGTCGGCGGCCTTCCTGCAGGCCTCCGAGAGGCTCATGCTCTGGAACCAGGTCCTCAGCGCCTTGAGCTCGTCTTGGAGCGAGGGGACGGTCGTTAGAGCCGCGGGAGCCCGCGAACCCCCCCCCagcagcggccgccccggccggctcTCACCTGGCAGGCCGGACTCATCCCGCAGGACGGGGAACAGGGCGCCCCACACCACCACGTCGGCAACCGACTTGGCGTCCTGAGCGCGAGGGGCAGAGTCAGGCCTCGGGGCAGCCTTTCGGGGGACCCCAAAAGCAGCCTCTGACCTCCAccgcggagccccccgccccggggaggccgcggagagcccccttccccggggcgagggaccacctccttcctccccgcggccgccccggggccccgctcacCCCGGTGAGGAAGGCAGCGCCTCTCCCGGACAGGGTCCGGTCGACGTAGGCCAGCGACGTCCCCAGGgccgccaccgcctccgctcccctcTTCCCCTGCACCAGCTGGGCGTACAGGGCCGCCCGGACGGCGGGCTGCGGACACACAGACGGAGGGATGGCACCGGGCGGGCTGCAACCGGGCCCCGTCCCCGCCGTCCCCGCCGTCCCGTGCCGCAGTGCCCACCTGCAGCTCGGTGGCCTCCCACTCGAGCCACTGGTTGGTGAGGTCGGTGGGCTCCTCGCCGCTCGCCAGGAAGAAGTACCTgcggggggagcggagggggggcgggaggcggcgggtcTCGGTCCCAAACCCCCAacgcccgccgcagcgccccgggATGTGCCCCAGGATGGGGGGGCCCGGGACGTGCCCCAGCCCCGGGACAGGGGCAGCAGGACGGGGGTCCCCGGGACAGGGGGATCCGGGACGTGCCCTGGGATGGGGGCAGCAGGATGGGGGTCCCCGGGATGGAGGCAGTAGGACAGGGGAACCTGGGATGGGGACAACGGGACAAGGGGACCCGGGACATAACCCAGCCCCGGGACGGGGGCAGTGGGATGGGGGGACCCAGGATGGAGGCAGAGGAACAGGGGGGACCCGGGAGGGGAGGACCCGGGACGGGGGGAGCAGGATGGGGGTCCCTGGGACGCGCCCTGGCCCCGGGATGGGGGTCCCCAGGATGGGGGCAGCGGAACAGGGGTCCCCGGGACGCGCCCCGGCCCCACATACTCACTGGCAGATGGCGTTGGGGGAGAAGAGGACGGTGCCGCTGTCCAGCTCCAGGGCGGGCGCCCAGGGGGGGCACAGCGGGGACGGCGGCTGCTCTGTGGGAGAGGAGGGGCCGtgaggggcaggcggggggggggttaCCGAGCCGGGCACGGAGGGGAGGCCCCACGCGGAGTGGGCTGCCGGAGCCGGGGCACCGGGGGTCCCGCGGGGGGGGAGGGCCGCCGGGGCTGGTGCATGAGGGGGGGGGGTCACACCGGGGGGTTACCGGGCCCGGTGACCGGAGCGCCCCCCCCCAgggcgggggccgggagggggttaCCGGGCCGGCAGCGGCACGTGCGCGGCCCCAGGGCCGGTCTCACCTGCGGGGCCGCCCCAGGAGAGCCgcaccggggcggcggcggcctgcgcgGCCGCCAGCACCttcagcgcggcggggccgcccgccgccagccGCAGCCGCAT is a window from the Dromaius novaehollandiae isolate bDroNov1 chromosome 28, bDroNov1.hap1, whole genome shotgun sequence genome containing:
- the DDIT3 gene encoding DNA damage-inducible transcript 3 protein; this encodes MAAESLPVAGAAGPGALPGWELEAWYQDLQEVLAAAEPGGQHPPPRGAEQEGPAELVTLDGAALPWGDGGGGGELDPALAAELLELLGPESAAGAGPAPPPPGSASSGSSPAQTGTEDEEGAAPGRGAKRKRGGGEAGGREAAKRREREQADERRVLELTAHNERLREEIQRLSAEVQRTRAALIDRIVNLRRA
- the MARS1 gene encoding methionine--tRNA ligase, cytoplasmic isoform X3 yields the protein MRLRLAAGGPAALKVLAAAQAAAAPVRLSWGGPAEQPPSPLCPPWAPALELDSGTVLFSPNAICQYFFLASGEEPTDLTNQWLEWEATELQPAVRAALYAQLVQGKRGAEAVAALGTSLAYVDRTLSGRGAAFLTGDAKSVADVVVWGALFPVLRDESGLPDELKALRTWFQSMSLSEACRKAADSVLVPEGLLEFKSYLQKQPPPCLAVERPTSNEPEEEEASERALTEEEIAAAAAAWARGAAALPEPWQPQKPVLPVEGRRNVLITSALPYVNNVPHLGNIIGCVLSADTFARYCRLRNWNTLYVCGTDEYGTATETKAVEEGLTPQEICDKYNAIHADIYRWFDISFDYFGRTTTPQQTAIAQDIFQRLLARGFLLQDTVEQLRCEGCQRFLADRFVEGICPFCSYEEARGDQCDKCGKLINAVELKLEERLESWLEQSWSTGDWTANARYITRSWIRDGLKPRCITRDLKWGTPVPLDGFRDKVFYVWFDAPIGYLSITANYTDQWERWWKNAQQVELYNFMAKDNVPFHSVVFPCSLLGADDNYTLVNHLIATEYLNYEDGKFSKSRGVGVFGDMAKDTGIPADVWRFYLLYLRPEGQDSAFSWGDLMLKNNSELLNNLGNFINRAGMFVCKFFGGTVPAMVLTADDKRLLARVTLELRQYHQLLEKVRIRDALRCILTISRHGNQYIQVNEPWKRIKGGEEDRQRAGTVTAVAVNMASLLAVMAQPYMPGVSAAIQAQLRIPPGCFVLGHDFPCTLPAGHRVGTVSPLFQRLEQDQVEALRKRFGGGQPEDLAVASQAKPPPPASGAPPAPASGTPPAPGDPQLIQELMEQVAKQGTHVRQLKASKAEKVLVDAEVAKLLELKKQLALAEGKSPDVPVPKGKRKK
- the MARS1 gene encoding methionine--tRNA ligase, cytoplasmic isoform X2, giving the protein MRLRLAAGGPAALKVLAAAQAAAAPVRLSWGGPAEQPPSPLCPPWAPALELDSGTVLFSPNAICQYFFLASGEEPTDLTNQWLEWEATELQPAVRAALYAQLVQGKRGAEAVAALGTSLAYVDRTLSGRGAAFLTGDAKSVADVVVWGALFPVLRDESGLPDELKALRTWFQSMSLSEACRKAADSVLVPEGLLEFKSYLQKQPPPCLAVERPTSNEPEEEEASERALTEEEIAAAAAAWARGAAALPEPWQPQKPVLPVEGRRNVLITSALPYVNNVPHLGNIIGCVLSADTFARYCRLRNWNTLYVCGTDEYGTATETKAVEEGLTPQEICDKYNAIHADIYRWFDISFDYFGRTTTPQQTAIAQDIFQRLLARGFLLQDTVEQLRCEGCQRFLADRFVEGICPFCSYEEARGDQCDKCGKLINAVELKRPQCKLCRGVPVVRPTQHLFLDLPKLEERLESWLEQSWSTGDWTANARYITRSWIRDGLKPRCITRDLKWGTPVPLDGFRDKVFYVWFDAPIGYLSITANYTDQWERWWKNAQQVELYNFMAKDNVPFHSVVFPCSLLGADDNYTLVNHLIATEYLNYEDGKFSKSRGVGVFGDMAKDTGIPADVWRFYLLYLRPEGQDSAFSWGDLMLKNNSELLNNLGNFINRAGMFVCKFFGGTVPAMVLTADDKRLLARVTLELRQYHQLLEKVRIRDALRCILTISRHGNQYIQVNEPWKRIKGGEEDRQRAGTVTAVAVNMASLLAVMAQPYMPGVSAAIQAQLRIPPGCFVLGHDFPCTLPAGHRVGTVSPLFQRLEQDQVEALRKRFGGGQAKPPPPASGAPPAPASGTPPAPGDPQLIQELMEQVAKQGTHVRQLKASKAEKVLVDAEVAKLLELKKQLALAEGKSPDVPVPKGKRKK
- the MARS1 gene encoding methionine--tRNA ligase, cytoplasmic isoform X1 produces the protein MRLRLAAGGPAALKVLAAAQAAAAPVRLSWGGPAEQPPSPLCPPWAPALELDSGTVLFSPNAICQYFFLASGEEPTDLTNQWLEWEATELQPAVRAALYAQLVQGKRGAEAVAALGTSLAYVDRTLSGRGAAFLTGDAKSVADVVVWGALFPVLRDESGLPDELKALRTWFQSMSLSEACRKAADSVLVPEGLLEFKSYLQKQPPPCLAVERPTSNEPEEEEASERALTEEEIAAAAAAWARGAAALPEPWQPQKPVLPVEGRRNVLITSALPYVNNVPHLGNIIGCVLSADTFARYCRLRNWNTLYVCGTDEYGTATETKAVEEGLTPQEICDKYNAIHADIYRWFDISFDYFGRTTTPQQTAIAQDIFQRLLARGFLLQDTVEQLRCEGCQRFLADRFVEGICPFCSYEEARGDQCDKCGKLINAVELKRPQCKLCRGVPVVRPTQHLFLDLPKLEERLESWLEQSWSTGDWTANARYITRSWIRDGLKPRCITRDLKWGTPVPLDGFRDKVFYVWFDAPIGYLSITANYTDQWERWWKNAQQVELYNFMAKDNVPFHSVVFPCSLLGADDNYTLVNHLIATEYLNYEDGKFSKSRGVGVFGDMAKDTGIPADVWRFYLLYLRPEGQDSAFSWGDLMLKNNSELLNNLGNFINRAGMFVCKFFGGTVPAMVLTADDKRLLARVTLELRQYHQLLEKVRIRDALRCILTISRHGNQYIQVNEPWKRIKGGEEDRQRAGTVTAVAVNMASLLAVMAQPYMPGVSAAIQAQLRIPPGCFVLGHDFPCTLPAGHRVGTVSPLFQRLEQDQVEALRKRFGGGQPEDLAVASQAKPPPPASGAPPAPASGTPPAPGDPQLIQELMEQVAKQGTHVRQLKASKAEKVLVDAEVAKLLELKKQLALAEGKSPDVPVPKGKRKK
- the MARS1 gene encoding methionine--tRNA ligase, cytoplasmic isoform X4, whose protein sequence is MRLRLAAGGPAALKVLAAAQAAAAPVRLSWGGPAEQPPSPLCPPWAPALELDSGTVLFSPNAICQYFFLASGEEPTDLTNQWLEWEATELQPAVRAALYAQLVQGKRGAEAVAALGTSLAYVDRTLSGRGAAFLTGDAKSVADVVVWGALFPVLRDESGLPDELKALRTWFQSMSLSEACRKAADSVLVPEGLLEFKSYLQKQPPPCLAVERPTSNEPEEEEASERALTEEEIAAAAAAWARGAAALPEPWQPQKPVLPVEGRRNVLITSALPYVNNVPHLGNIIGCVLSADTFARYCRLRNWNTLYVCGTDEYGTATETKAVEEGLTPQEICDKYNAIHADIYRWFDISFDYFGRTTTPQQTAIAQDIFQRLLARGFLLQDTVEQLRCEGCQRFLADRFVEGICPFCSYEEARGDQCDKCGKLINAVELKRPQCKLCRGVPVVRPTQHLFLDLPKLEERLESWLEQSWSTGDWTANARYITRSWIRDGLKPRCITRDLKWGTPVPLDGFRDKVFYVWFDAPIGYLSITANYTDQWERWWKNAQQVELYNFMAKDNVPFHSVVFPCSLLGADDNYTLVNHLIATEYLNYEDGKFSKSRGVGVFGDMAKDTGIPADVWRFYLLYLRPEGQDSAFSWGDLMLKNNSELLNNLGNFINRAGMFVCKFFGGTVPAMVLTADDKRLLARVTLELRQYHQLLEKVRIRDALRCILTISRHGNQYIQVNEPWKRIKGGEEDR